The genomic interval CTTGGGGGATGCAAAAGAATGCGGATTTGATATGCTGGATCCCATCAAACATCAATACATACCTTCCAAAGAAGATTTGGAGGCAATCAAAATTACTCTTGAACAGAATATAAAAGCTAAATTGGAGGAACAATGATTAGCAAAAAAATGGCTGCTGCCATAAATGAACAAATAAATCGGGAGCTTTTTTCCGAATACCTTTATATTTCGATGCAAGCATGGTTTGCAGATCAAAACCTTGATGGAATGGCAAATTGGATGGACGCTCAAGGGAAAGAAGAGCGTTTTCATGCGATGAAATTCTTCAACTATCTGCTGGAACGTGGAGCAAAAGTAAAACTAAAAGCTATTGCCGAGCCTACAATAGAGTTTGATAACCCCTTGAAGGCATTTAAGATGGCACTTGACCATGAGCGCTTTATTTCCAAAAGCATAAATGACCTAATGGACCTTGCCATCAAAGAAAACGATCACGCTACCCGTAGCTTTTTACAATGGTATATAGACGAACAAGTTGAAGAGGAAGCATCCGTAGATAGAATCGTGAATATGCTAAAAATGGTTGGCGAGCAAGGTCATGGCATCATGATGATCGATCGTGAATTAGCACAGCGTGTTTACACACCAGAATCTGAGTAATGAATAAACGCTGTATCCAGATATTAGATTAACAGATATAAAGGGGGTTTTGCCCAAGTATGCGAATCCCCCCTTTTTTCTTGTGGAGGTATTGTGATTAAGTGGAAAATTGAAGACCTTTATAGCAAAATTTTTGATTCTACGGTAGTAGCAATTGGAATAACCGATATGAACGGGAGATATCTTGCAGTAAACAACGCTTGGTGTAAGCTATTAGGATACACTTCCGAAGAAGCCAAAAAGATGTGCGTTAACGATGTTACACCTCCCGAAGACATAGATTCCAGCACCACTAATATGTATCGACTAATAACCGGAGAAATGCCGGGAATTCGTTTAAACAGGAGATACATGCGCAAAGATGGTTTATATTTCTGGGCAGATTTGCATGTTTCACCAATAACTAATAATGAACACCAGATTGTTGGTTTAGTAGGGATTTTTGTAGATATAGATCGTCAGGTGAAAGCCGAAGAAAACCTACAACAGCTTAATAATCAATTAATTAACGCCAATACAGAATTGCAACGTGCTATGGAAGATCTCAGCAAATTGGCACGCATAGACCCGCTTACACAATTATATAATCGGCGCGTACTAAACGAGATTTTGGAAAATGAGCTTCAGCGTTCTATTCGTAATAAACGCGGCTTTGCCGTTGCCATGGCAGATCTTGATAATTTTAAAAGGATTAATGATTCTTATGGGCATGAAGTGGGAGATTTGGCTTTAATGGAGATGGCAAAAATCCTCCGCAAAGAAATCCGCACAACAGACTTTGTGGGTCGATGGGGAGGTGAGGAATTCCTGTTCATCTTTACGGAAACAACCTGTCAAGGTGCATTGATAGTAATTGAGCGTATTCGACAAACCGTAGAAAATGTTCAGATTCCGGTAAAAGATATAAAGATTGGCTTTACGGTTAGTATCGGACTCTCCTATCATAGTGGTGGAGAAGGTGGTAACGCTATAGTAGAGGAAGCAGACAAGGCATTGTATAGAGCTAAAGTTAGTGGAAAAAATCGGTGTGAATTCTTTCAGAATAATTGCTGAAGAGGAAGCTGATTTACTATAGGTAGTTAGCACTATTGTTTATGAGTTTGTAAACAGGTAAAATCTGCTTTTACTTGACAGATATCCAGCCTCAAAAAGTATTGTTTTTCCATAGATAAAATATAAGGAGATATGATGTACGCCATCGTAGATATTAAAGGATTTCAGTTTAGGGCTGAAAAAAACGCAGTACTTCGCGTTCCCTTGCTGAATACGGCAGAGCCTGGCCAGAGCATTGAGTTCGACCGTGTATTGTTGCTTCGTAAAGATGACGAAGTAATAGTGGGCACTCCCGTAGTCGAAGGCGCCGCGATCGTAGCAGAAGTTATCGAACACGGTAAAGGTAAGAAGAAGGTAATTTATCATCACAAACGCCGCAAAGGCTATCGTGTTAAAAAAGGTTACCGTGAGCAATTCACCGAAATTAAAGTTACCGATATTCGGGCTTAAGGAAGGTTAGATATATGGCACATAAAAAAGGTGTTGGAAGCAGCCGTAACGGTCGTGATAGCAATCCCAAATATCGTGGTGTAAAGAAACACGCTATGGAATTTGTAACCGCCGGCAATATCATTGTGCGCCAGAAAGGCACCAAGATTCATCCCGGAGCCAATGTAGGCATTGGTAGAGATTTCACAATATTCAGTCTTGTAGATGGTCACGTAAAATTCGTAACCAAAAAGGCTGGAAAGAAATTTGTAAGCGTAGAACCCCTCAGCGAATAAAACATCTAAATAAGTTAGAGATATTTAAGACAGCAGAGCCTATTTGACTTTGCTGTCTTTTTTTATTTGCTTAATGAATCATTCAGCAATGTGAGTGGCTAATATCGAATTCAACTCTCCGCTATCTATAATATCCTGCAAGGCATTATTTATTTTTTCGTTGTATTTTCCATCACGAGGCATGGCAATGGCATACTCTTCTTTGGTGTTTAATTGAAGCCCAATTCTAACGGGATATGTTTGCCCAAATCCCTTAGCGGCGCTACTGTCATTTACTACAAAATCAATTTCGCCTGCTATGAGAGCTTCGATAGCTTCGGTATTTTGGGCATACAGTACAAGGTTGTTGGAGGGCAGGATGTCTTTATCTACAAAACCTCTAAACAAGTATTCATGAGCAGTGCTACCATGTAGTACACCAATTTTATACTTACCGATATCTTTTTCATCTACGGGCATTTGGGGACTCTTTTCCCCTGCAATCAGCACTAAATGAGCCAGATAATATGGTTGAGTAAACTCAACTTGTCGAGAGCGTAAATCTGTTATCGACATGGCAGATATGATAATATCGATTTTATCGGATTTGAGGGCTTGAATGAGAGTGTTAAACTCCATATTGATTATCTCATAAGGCATTTCCAATTTCTGTGCAATCTTGTGGCTAAGATCAACATCAACCCCTACATAGGCACTATCTACGATAGATGAAAACGGGGGAAATTCCACATTCATCCCAATGCGGAGTACTGGCTTTTCTTTGGAACCACAAGAGACTACAGCAAGGGACACAAAAAGATATAAGACAAATAGATATAATTTACTCATACACATAACTCCTATATAAAACTGTGCCCGATCATAAGAATCGGGCGAGTTTGTAAAATCAATTGTCTTTTTTTACGATCAACTTATTGCCGTCAATGCCAGTAACGATTACTTTTTCTCCAACATCAATAGGAATATTATCCTCAGAAACGGCAACCCACTCCTCACTCCCTACTTTTACATAGCCTTTACCATCGATGGGAATGGCTATAGTGATATGTGCAACCTTCCCCTTAAGAGCAAATACATTGGTTTCTTCTCCGGAATGTACCAATACTTTTTTGCCAATCTTACGCATAAACAGAAAAGCAATAAAGCTAAATATGGCAAAGCATAAAATCTGCATGAGTATATTGTTCTGCATAAAAGGAATAAGAGCCAAAAGTCCAGTAACTATTGCGCCAATACC from Candidatus Cloacimonadota bacterium carries:
- a CDS encoding ferritin yields the protein MISKKMAAAINEQINRELFSEYLYISMQAWFADQNLDGMANWMDAQGKEERFHAMKFFNYLLERGAKVKLKAIAEPTIEFDNPLKAFKMALDHERFISKSINDLMDLAIKENDHATRSFLQWYIDEQVEEEASVDRIVNMLKMVGEQGHGIMMIDRELAQRVYTPESE
- the rplU gene encoding 50S ribosomal protein L21, translating into MMYAIVDIKGFQFRAEKNAVLRVPLLNTAEPGQSIEFDRVLLLRKDDEVIVGTPVVEGAAIVAEVIEHGKGKKKVIYHHKRRKGYRVKKGYREQFTEIKVTDIRA
- a CDS encoding ABC transporter substrate-binding protein, translating into MSKLYLFVLYLFVSLAVVSCGSKEKPVLRIGMNVEFPPFSSIVDSAYVGVDVDLSHKIAQKLEMPYEIINMEFNTLIQALKSDKIDIIISAMSITDLRSRQVEFTQPYYLAHLVLIAGEKSPQMPVDEKDIGKYKIGVLHGSTAHEYLFRGFVDKDILPSNNLVLYAQNTEAIEALIAGEIDFVVNDSSAAKGFGQTYPVRIGLQLNTKEEYAIAMPRDGKYNEKINNALQDIIDSGELNSILATHIAE
- a CDS encoding diguanylate cyclase encodes the protein MIKWKIEDLYSKIFDSTVVAIGITDMNGRYLAVNNAWCKLLGYTSEEAKKMCVNDVTPPEDIDSSTTNMYRLITGEMPGIRLNRRYMRKDGLYFWADLHVSPITNNEHQIVGLVGIFVDIDRQVKAEENLQQLNNQLINANTELQRAMEDLSKLARIDPLTQLYNRRVLNEILENELQRSIRNKRGFAVAMADLDNFKRINDSYGHEVGDLALMEMAKILRKEIRTTDFVGRWGGEEFLFIFTETTCQGALIVIERIRQTVENVQIPVKDIKIGFTVSIGLSYHSGGEGGNAIVEEADKALYRAKVSGKNRCEFFQNNC
- a CDS encoding NfeD family protein; this encodes MELLAWHIWMILGIIFVIIEIFDPAFFFVSLGIGAIVTGLLALIPFMQNNILMQILCFAIFSFIAFLFMRKIGKKVLVHSGEETNVFALKGKVAHITIAIPIDGKGYVKVGSEEWVAVSEDNIPIDVGEKVIVTGIDGNKLIVKKDN
- the rpmA gene encoding 50S ribosomal protein L27, producing MAHKKGVGSSRNGRDSNPKYRGVKKHAMEFVTAGNIIVRQKGTKIHPGANVGIGRDFTIFSLVDGHVKFVTKKAGKKFVSVEPLSE